In Nematostella vectensis chromosome 2, jaNemVect1.1, whole genome shotgun sequence, one genomic interval encodes:
- the LOC5521105 gene encoding neurogenic locus Notch protein isoform X16 → MATPFLSLAVALLALGYTVVAHRECQHYKVLNTADRASTRSQGNVLKCDQKEILTKAWYRFEGAAGSAMPTSPVPINRCGTHAPGWMEGSHPTVAEGIVTRKVCYHWSGKPCHWNNAIRVRSCGGFYVYELNRPPVCHLRYCGNGVSAPSKPLECRSYKKLDTADRAAGRPRGNVLKCDQKEILTKAWYRFEGAAGSAMPTSLVPINRCGTHAPGWMEGSHPTVAEGIVTRKVCYHWSGKTCHWNNAIRVRNCGGFYVYELNRPPVCHLRYCGNAEFDVNECSKNPCKNGGVCKNEHGGYSCACKAGFTGKNCEQAPSKPLECRSYKKLDTADRAAGRPRGNVLKCDQKEILTKAWYRFEGAAGSAMPTSLVPINRCGTHAPGWMEGSHPTVAEGIVVRKVCYHWSGKTCHWNNAIRVRNCGGFYVYELNRPPVCHLRYCGNAEFDVNECSKNPCKNGGVCKNEHGGYSCACKVGFTGKNCEQDVNECSVNPCKNGGVCKNEHGGYSCACKAGFTGKNCEQDVNECSVNPCKNGGVCKNEHGGYSCACKAGFTGKNCEQAPSKPRECRSYKKLDTADRAAGRPRGNVLKCDQKEILTKAWYRFEGAAGSAMPTSLVPINRCGTHAPGWMEGSHPTVAEGIVVRKVCYHWSGKTCHWNNAIRVRNCGGFYVYELNRPPVCHLRYCGNAEFDVNECSINPCKNGGVCKNEHGGYSCACKAGFTGKNCEQDVNECSVNPCKNGGVCKNEHGGYSCACKAGFTGKNCEQAPSKPRECRSYKKLDTADRAAGRPRGNVLKCDQKEILTKAWYRFEGAAGSAMPTSLVPINRCGTHAPGWMEGSHPTVAEGIVVRKVCYHWSGKTCHWNNAIRVRNCGGFYVYELNRPPVCHLRYCGNAEFDVNECSINPCKNGGVCKNEHGGYSCACKAGFTGKNCEQDVNECSVNPCKNGGVCKNEHGGYSCACKAGFTGKNCEQAPSKPLECRSYKKLDTADRAAGRPRGNVLKCDQKEILTKAWYRFEGAAGSAMPTSLVPINRCGTHAPGWMEGSHPTVAEGIVTRKVCYHWSGKTCHWNNAIRVRNCGGFYVYELNRPPVCHLRYCGNAEFETCSSKPCKNGGTCREVNGAYSCTCKSGFTGKNCEQDVNECSKNPCKNGGVCKNEHGGYSCACKVGFTGKICEQDVNECSENPCKNGGVCKNEHGGYSCACKAGFTGKNCEQDVNECSENPCKNGGVCKNEHGGYSCACKAGFTGKNCEQDVNECSKNPCQNGGVCKNEHGGYSCACKAGFTGKICEQDVNECNKNPCQNGGVCKNEHGGYSCTCKAGFTGKNCEQDVNECSKNPCKNGGVCKNEHGGYSCACKAGFTGKICEQDVNECSENPCKNGGVCKNEHGGYSCACKAGFTGKNCEQDVNECSENPCKNGGVCKNEHGGYSCACKAGFMGKNCEQDVNECSKNPCQNGGVCKNEHGGYSCACKAGFTGKNCEQDVNECSKNPCKNDGVCKNEHGGYSCACKAGFTGKNCEQDMNECSKNPCQNGGVCKNKHGGYSCACKAGFTGKNCEQDVNECSKYPCQNGGVCKNEHGGYSCACKAEFTGKNCEQDVNECSKNPCKNGGVCKNEHGGYSCTCKAGFTGKTCEQDVNECSKNPCKNGGVCKNEHGGYSCACKAEFTGKNCEQDVNECSKNPCKNGGVCKNEHGGYSCTCKAGFTGKICEQDVNECSKNPCKNGGVCKNEHGGHSCTCKAGFTGKNCEQDVNECSKNPCKNGGVCKNEHGGYSCTCKAGFTGKNCEQDVNECSTNPCQNGGVCKNEHGGYSCVCKAGFTGKNCEQDVDECAGVNPCHHGGVCSNSHGGYSCKCASGYTGKNCEQDKNECKVNPCLNNGKCINTPGSYKCNCIDEYTGKHCETEPQEPGAPKYKELGCYKDNGNDKNKPRRTIPEMIANFRPQIDWHDMSKTVNECAKHAKEKGYEIFGVQFYGECYSGPTAEIDYERDGKAERGKCWAGVGGPSTNMVYRIE, encoded by the exons ATGGCGACTCCTTTCCTATCGCTAGCAGTTGCACTGCT GGCCTTGGGTTACACGGTTGTTGCACATAGag AGTGTCAGCATTATAAAGTATTAAACACCGCCGACCGTGCGTCAACAAGGTCCCAAGGTAACGTCCTCAAATGTGATCAGAAAGAGATCCTAACCAAGGCCTGGTACCGATTTGAAGGCGCCGCCGGGTCTGCCATGCCTACATCGCCCGTCCCTATCAACAGGTGTGGTACCCACGCTCCGGGCTGGATGGAGGGATCACACCCAACAGTCGCAGAGGGTATTGTCACCCGTAAAGTCTGTTATCACTGGAGTGGTAAACCCTGCCATTGGAACAACGCTATTCGCGTCAGAAGCTGTGGGGGGTTTTACGTGTACGAGCTCAACAGACCGCCTGTTTGTCATCTTCGTTACTGTGGCAACGGAGTATCAG cccCGTCGAAACCACTAG AATGCCGAAGCTACAAAAAGCTCGACACAGCAGACCGTGCAGCTGGGAGACCGAGGGGTAACGTCCTCAAATGTGATCAGAAAGAGATCCTAACCAAGGCCTGGTACCGATTTGAAGGCGCCGCCGGGTCTGCCATGCCTACATCGCTCGTCCCTATCAACAGATGTGGTACCCACGCTCCGGGCTGGATGGAGGGATCACACCCAACAGTTGCAGAGGGTATTGTCACCCGTAAAGTCTGTTATCACTGGAGTGGTAAAACCTGCCATTGGAACAACGCTATTCGCGTCAGAAACTGTGGGGGTTTTTACGTGTACGAGCTCAACAGACCGCCTGTCTGTCATCTTCGTTACTGTGGCAACGCGGAATTTG ATGTGAATGAATGCAGCAAAAATCCGTGCAAAAATGGCGGAGTATGCAAAAACGAACATGGTGGATACTCTTGTGCTTGCAAAGCAGGATTCACGGGCAAAAACTGTGAACAAG cccCGTCGAAACCACTAG AATGCCGAAGCTACAAAAAGCTCGACACAGCAGACCGTGCCGCTGGGAGACCGAGGGGTAACGTCCTCAAATGTGATCAGAAAGAGATCCTAACCAAGGCCTGGTACCGATTTGAAGGCGCCGCCGGGTCTGCCATGCCTACATCGCTCGTCCCTATCAACAGATGTGGTACCCACGCTCCGGGCTGGATGGAGGGATCACACCCAACAGTTGCAGAGGGTATTGTCGTCCGTAAAGTCTGTTATCACTGGAGTGGTAAAACCTGCCATTGGAACAACGCTATTCGCGTCAGAAACTGTGGGGGTTTTTACGTGTACGAGCTCAACAGACCGCCTGTCTGTCATCTTCGTTACTGTGGCAACGCGGAATTTG ATGTGAATGAATGCAGCAAAAATCCGTGCAAAAATGGCGGAGTATGCAAAAACGAACATGGTGGATACTCTTGTGCTTGCAAAGTAGGATTCACGGGCAAAAACTGTGAACAAG ATGTGAATGAATGCAGCGTAAACCCGTGCAAAAATGGCGGAGTATGCAAAAACGAACATGGTGGATACTCTTGTGCTTGCAAAGCAGGATTCACGGGCAAAAACTGTGAACAAG ATGTGAATGAATGCAGCGTAAACCCGTGCAAAAATGGCGGAGTATGCAAAAACGAACATGGTGGATACTCTTGTGCTTGCAAAGCAGGATTCACGGGCAAAAACTGTGAACAAG cccCGTCGAAACCACGAG AATGCCGAAGCTACAAAAAGCTCGACACAGCAGACCGTGCCGCTGGGAGACCGAGGGGTAACGTCCTCAAATGTGATCAGAAAGAGATCCTAACCAAGGCCTGGTACCGATTTGAAGGCGCCGCCGGGTCTGCCATGCCTACATCGCTCGTCCCTATCAACAGATGTGGTACCCACGCTCCGGGCTGGATGGAGGGATCACACCCAACAGTTGCAGAGGGTATTGTCGTCCGTAAAGTCTGTTATCACTGGAGTGGTAAAACCTGCCATTGGAACAACGCTATTCGCGTCAGAAACTGTGGGGGGTTTTACGTGTACGAGCTCAACAGACCGCCTGTCTGTCATCTTCGTTACTGTGGCAACGCGGAATTTG ATGTGAATGAATGCAGCATAAACCCGTGCAAAAATGGCGGTGTATGCAAAAACGAACATGGTGGATACTCTTGTGCTTGCAAAGCAGGATTCACGGGCAAAAACTGTGAACAAG ATGTGAATGAATGCAGCGTAAACCCGTGCAAAAATGGCGGAGTATGCAAAAACGAACATGGTGGATACTCTTGTGCTTGCAAAGCAGGATTCACGGGCAAAAACTGTGAACAAG cccCGTCGAAACCACGAG AATGCCGAAGCTACAAAAAGCTCGACACAGCAGACCGTGCCGCTGGGAGACCGAGGGGTAACGTCCTCAAATGTGATCAGAAAGAGATCCTAACCAAGGCCTGGTACCGATTTGAAGGCGCCGCCGGGTCTGCCATGCCTACATCGCTCGTCCCTATCAACAGATGTGGTACCCACGCTCCGGGCTGGATGGAGGGATCACACCCAACAGTTGCAGAGGGTATTGTCGTCCGTAAAGTCTGTTATCACTGGAGTGGTAAAACCTGCCATTGGAACAACGCTATTCGCGTCAGAAACTGTGGGGGGTTTTACGTGTACGAGCTCAACAGACCGCCTGTCTGTCATCTTCGTTACTGTGGCAACGCGGAATTTG ATGTGAATGAATGCAGCATAAACCCGTGCAAAAATGGCGGTGTATGCAAAAACGAACATGGTGGATACTCTTGTGCTTGCAAAGCAGGATTCACGGGCAAAAACTGTGAACAAG ATGTGAATGAATGCAGCGTAAACCCGTGCAAAAATGGCGGAGTATGCAAAAACGAACATGGTGGATACTCTTGTGCTTGCAAAGCAGGATTCACGGGCAAAAACTGTGAACAAG cccCGTCGAAACCACTAG AATGCCGAAGCTACAAAAAGCTCGACACAGCAGACCGTGCAGCTGGGAGACCGAGGGGTAACGTCCTCAAATGTGATCAGAAAGAGATCCTAACCAAGGCCTGGTACCGATTTGAAGGCGCCGCCGGGTCTGCCATGCCTACATCGCTCGTCCCTATCAACAGATGTGGTACCCACGCCCCGGGCTGGATGGAGGGATCACACCCAACAGTTGCAGAGGGTATTGTCACCCGTAAAGTCTGTTATCACTGGAGTGGTAAAACCTGCCATTGGAACAACGCTATTCGCGTCAGAAACTGTGGGGGGTTTTACGTGTACGAGCTCAACAGACCGCCTGTCTGTCATCTTCGTTACTGTGGCAACGCGGAATTTG aaacatgCAGTTCTAAACCGTGTAAGAATGGAGGAACTTGTCGTGAGGTCAATGGAGCATATAGTTGCACGTGCAAGAGTGGATTTACTGGGAAAAACTGCGAACAAG ATGTGAATGAATGCAGCAAAAACCCGTGCAAAAATGGCGGAGTGTGCAAAAACGAACATGGTGGATACTCTTGTGCTTGCAAAGTAGGATTTACGGGCAAAATCTGTGAACAAG ATGTGAACGAATGCAGCGAAAACCCGTGCAAAAATGGCGGAGTGTGCAAAAACGAACATGGTGGATACTCTTGTGCTTGCAAAGCAGGATTCACGGGCAAAAACTGTGAACAAG ATGTAAATGAATGCAGCGAAAACCCGTGCAAAAATGGCGGAGTATGCAAAAACGAACATGGCGGATACTCTTGCGCTTGCAAAGCAGGATTTACGGGCAAAAACTGCGAACAAG ATGTGAATGAATGCAGCAAAAATCCGTGCCAAAATGGCGGAGTATGCAAAAACGAACATGGCGGATACTCTTGCGCTTGCAAAGCAGGATTCACGGGCAAAATCTGCGAACAAG ATGTGAATGAATGCAACAAAAATCCGTGCCAAAATGGCGGAGTATGCAAAAACGAACATGGGGGATACTCTTGCACTTGCAAAGCAGGATTCACGGGCAAAAACTGCGAACAAG ATGTGAATGAATGTAGCAAAAACCCGTGCAAAAATGGCGGAGTATGCAAAAACGAACATGGTGGATACTCTTGTGCTTGCAAAGCAGGATTCACGGGCAAAATCTGCGAACAAG ATGTGAACGAATGCAGCGAAAACCCGTGCAAAAATGGCGGAGTGTGCAAAAACGAACATGGTGGATACTCTTGTGCTTGCAAAGCAGGATTCACGGGCAAAAACTGTGAACAAG ATGTGAATGAATGCAGCGAAAACCCGTGCAAAAATGGCGGAGTATGCAAAAACGAACATGGCGGATACTCTTGCGCTTGCAAAGCAGGATTTATGGGCAAAAACTGCGAACAAG ATGTGAATGAATGCAGCAAAAATCCGTGCCAAAATGGCGGAGTATGCAAAAACGAACATGGCGGATACTCTTGCGCTTGCAAAGCAGGATTCACGGGCAAAAACTGTGAACAAG ATGTGAATGAATGTAGCAAAAACCCGTGCAAAAATGACGGAGTATGCAAAAACGAACATGGCGGATACTCTTGCGCTTGCAAAGCAGGATTCACGGGCAAAAACTGCGAACAAG ATATGAATGAATGCAGCAAAAATCCGTGCCAAAATGGCGGAGTATGCAAAAACAAACATGGTGGATACTCTTGCGCTTGCAAAGCAGGATTCACGGGCAAAAACTGCGAACAAG ATGTAAATGAATGCAGCAAATATCCGTGCCAAAATGGCGGGGTATGCAAAAACGAACATGGCGGATACTCTTGCGCTTGCAAAGCAGAATTCACTGGCAAAAACTGCGAACAAG ATGTGAATGAATGCAGCAAAAACCCGTGCAAAAATGGCGGAGTATGCAAAAACGAACATGGGGGATACTCTTGCACTTGCAAAGCAGGATTCACGGGCAAAACCTGCGAACAAG ATGTGAATGAATGCAGCAAAAACCCGTGCAAAAATGGCGGAGTATGCAAAAACGAACATGGCGGATACTCTTGCGCTTGCAAAGCAGAATTCACGGGCAAAAACTGCGAACAAG ATGTGAATGAATGCAGCAAAAACCCGTGCAAAAATGGCGGAGTATGCAAAAACGAACATGGCGGATACTCTTGCACTTGCAAAGCAGGATTTACGGGCAAAATCTGTGAACAAG ATGTGAATGAATGCAGCAAAAACCCGTGCAAAAATGGCGGAGTATGCAAAAACGAACATGGTGGACACTCTTGCACCTGCAAAGCAGGATTTACGGGCAAAAACTGTGAACAAG ATGTAAATGAATGCAGCAAAAACCCGTGCAAAAATGGCGGAGTATGCAAAAACGAACATGGCGGATACTCTTGCACTTGCAAGGCGGGATTTACGGGCAAGAACTGCGAACAAG ATGTGAATGAATGCAGCACAAATCCGTGCCAAAATGGCGGAGTATGCAAAAACGAACATGGCGGATACTCTTGCGTTTGTAAGGCAGGTTTTACGGGAAAAAACTGCGAACAGG ATGTTGACGAATGTGCCGGCGTCAACCCGTGTCATCATGGCGGAGTCTGCTCTAACAGCCATGGAGGATACAGTTGTAAATGCGCGTCCGGGTACACCGGAAAGAACTGCGAACAAG ATAAAAATGAGTGTAAGGTGAATCCATGCTTGAATAATGGCAAGTGTATCAACACTCCGGGAAGCTACAAGTGCAACTGCATCGATGAGTACACCGGGAAACATTGTGAAACGG aACCTCAAGAACCGGGAGCAC CCAAGTACAAGGAGCTTGGATGCTACAAGGACAACGGCAACGACAAAAACAAGCCGAGACGAACTATCCCTGAAATGATTGCAAATTTTAGACCACAAATCGACTGGCATGACATGAGCAAGACTGTTAACGAATGTGCTAAACACGCCAAAGAAAAAGG GTACGAGATTTTCGGAGTTCAATTCTACGGTGAATGCTACAGTGGTCCTACTGCTGAGATAGACTATGAACGAGATGGCAAGGCGGAAAGGGGAAAGTGCTGGGCCGGTGTAGGGGGTCCTAGCACTAACATGGTATACAGGATTGAATAA